A region of Thermococcus barossii DNA encodes the following proteins:
- a CDS encoding alpha-amylase family glycosyl hydrolase — protein MRSALAVIVAFMLLTPLAGAYQVPERGMVYQVMVDRFYDGNASNNGPFYDPSMSNYRLYWGGDIEGLTKKLDYIASLGVSMIWVSPLNDNINRMASSSAPYHGYWTRDYKRIEEHFGTWEDFRELVEEAEKRGICIIVGYVPNHAGPATDGEFGSIYDNGTFITHYYEDAKNATRNPYTGSVDGIYHHNGNINDWFGFQLKYANLFGLADFNQLNPWVDSYLTEGALLFADSGACGFRIDAVKHMDLGWLESFYLRLYSKGPLFIYGEYYSLSPDKTDDLYELYRYSNVSPVLNIPIRESIVRTFALFGGLDALSEELEDYYSLFTYPNKQLNFLDSHDLVRFLNAAGRKDRVERFHMALALTMTLPGIPVIYYGDESYLVSGDGKGDPYNRPMMVFNNTTEAAHIIRTLAELRKTNDALAFGDFKTLYSDYNTWAFERTFGSHKIFVVMNKGAPRNLTVPLDWDAGTYRDALSGAGMRVVGGKASLELPRNSFYVFHAEEEQGEPLIGSVTPYTAQPGQRVLIGGAGFGSSGRVIIGGVEARVISWNSTEILVEVPEVKTRKAWLDVVVETGGKASDPAKLRYYSGNDVPVLLVVNATNITGQLWIRGSLPELAEPRPLLKSPTGHYFTVVPLPNGTTFEVELYRGLRWEGLEPVNVTLYGFVNSTTVVLGKNPVEMPGETPSETEPPERGWDWVIILLAAGVLLAVIWKWKGS, from the coding sequence GTGAGGTCAGCCCTTGCGGTCATCGTAGCCTTTATGCTCCTGACTCCCCTGGCAGGTGCTTATCAGGTTCCCGAGAGGGGAATGGTTTATCAGGTGATGGTTGACCGCTTCTACGACGGAAACGCAAGCAACAACGGGCCCTTCTACGACCCCTCAATGAGCAACTACCGCCTCTACTGGGGAGGCGACATAGAGGGACTCACGAAAAAGCTCGACTACATAGCCAGCCTCGGCGTCTCGATGATATGGGTATCGCCCCTCAACGACAACATAAACAGGATGGCCTCCAGCTCGGCCCCATACCACGGCTACTGGACGAGGGATTACAAGCGCATAGAGGAGCACTTCGGAACCTGGGAGGACTTCAGGGAGCTGGTGGAGGAGGCTGAAAAGCGGGGAATCTGCATAATCGTTGGCTACGTGCCCAACCATGCCGGCCCGGCAACGGACGGTGAGTTCGGCTCCATCTACGACAACGGCACATTCATCACCCACTACTACGAGGACGCCAAGAACGCCACGCGCAACCCCTACACCGGTAGCGTCGATGGAATCTACCACCACAACGGTAACATAAACGACTGGTTCGGCTTTCAGCTCAAGTACGCCAACCTCTTTGGTTTAGCCGACTTCAACCAGCTCAACCCCTGGGTGGATTCATACCTCACCGAGGGCGCGCTTCTCTTCGCCGACTCAGGCGCCTGCGGTTTCAGGATTGACGCCGTCAAGCACATGGACCTCGGCTGGCTTGAGAGCTTCTACCTGCGCCTCTACTCAAAGGGCCCCCTCTTCATCTACGGGGAGTACTACTCCCTTTCGCCCGATAAAACGGACGACCTCTACGAGCTCTACCGCTACTCCAACGTCTCGCCGGTCCTCAACATACCCATACGGGAGAGCATCGTGAGAACCTTCGCCCTCTTCGGTGGCCTTGACGCTCTCTCAGAGGAGCTTGAGGACTATTACTCCCTCTTCACCTATCCCAATAAGCAACTCAACTTCCTGGACAGCCACGACCTAGTCCGCTTCCTCAACGCGGCGGGGAGGAAGGACAGGGTGGAGCGCTTCCACATGGCACTGGCCTTGACCATGACCCTTCCGGGGATTCCGGTGATATACTACGGCGACGAGAGTTACCTGGTGAGCGGGGACGGAAAGGGCGACCCGTACAACAGGCCGATGATGGTGTTCAACAACACCACCGAGGCCGCTCACATAATCAGAACCCTGGCTGAGCTGAGGAAGACCAACGATGCCTTAGCTTTTGGCGACTTCAAAACCCTTTACTCCGACTACAACACCTGGGCCTTCGAGAGAACCTTCGGAAGCCACAAAATTTTCGTGGTCATGAACAAAGGCGCTCCGAGGAACCTCACGGTTCCCCTTGACTGGGACGCCGGGACTTACCGCGACGCGTTGAGCGGTGCCGGGATGAGGGTTGTCGGTGGAAAGGCCTCGCTCGAACTCCCGCGCAACAGCTTCTACGTCTTCCATGCTGAGGAGGAGCAGGGAGAGCCTCTCATTGGCTCGGTGACTCCATACACTGCCCAGCCCGGTCAGAGGGTTCTCATCGGAGGGGCGGGCTTCGGCTCCTCTGGAAGGGTCATCATCGGCGGCGTCGAGGCGAGGGTCATCTCATGGAATTCGACCGAGATACTCGTTGAGGTTCCGGAGGTGAAAACTCGGAAGGCCTGGCTCGACGTCGTGGTAGAGACCGGGGGAAAGGCCAGCGACCCGGCGAAGCTGCGCTACTATTCCGGGAACGACGTTCCGGTTCTCCTCGTGGTGAACGCCACAAACATCACGGGCCAGCTCTGGATTAGGGGCAGCCTCCCTGAGCTGGCTGAACCAAGGCCCCTGCTCAAGTCTCCGACCGGCCACTACTTCACCGTCGTTCCGCTCCCCAATGGAACGACCTTCGAAGTTGAGCTTTACCGCGGCCTCCGCTGGGAAGGACTTGAACCGGTCAACGTCACGCTCTACGGTTTCGTGAACTCGACAACCGTGGTTCTCGGGAAGAACCCCGTGGAGATGCCGGGCGAAACCCCTTCAGAAACCGAACCCCCGGAGCGGGGGTGGGACTGGGTTATCATCCTCTTGGCCGCGGGAGTTTTGCTGGCGGTGATATGGAAATGGAAGGGGAGTTAA
- a CDS encoding transglutaminase domain-containing protein codes for MVGRKYIAFLTLTLLSLLITSVVLGPALIEAPPETKSIEELLSPKLPPGNETNETGPPIEVPVSPRFVLLVTGAAHTHYLRLNVYTDYVDGRWLTRNATVVPGNTIAPPEIKVPHHSERDRITVTSFLPLSGNLFTSLYTTRVDGAGAEAVPEYNLFRTDLNVTSYSFSSISYTFEWPYLLNLTAGNMTEYLSAPNETRLAELAGSITLGSLSDYEKALRIARYLANNYRHVENATPPANTDRLSWFLFESKEGSSYDFASAFVILARLSGLPARLVEGAYIDAVPQTQVVTERDRHFWAEVYFNGAGWLTFDPLHPDPNVYVPFELKVYPPKMTVNPGSSGTVTVMFERVASGTNSTVTVEIPSLGRIALINGSGVYDITVGPFDGPGYYPVLVRASTDAGAPASLLQITAVTVPGDITVIPDQAAVGLLKGSQVTLGLPVQGATQDVRLSTTSPLVETWSWWGTPGSETGIYVRLVSPQEYPLGWHIVNMTVMSGSKVYPVHMPVFVMESTSVSVDVPNTLTAGDSLTINGTVRGIPAGGAPATGEVAVFLNDGRRNILIGHGNLSNGSFSLPVRIPGNLKPGTKSLAVYYIAPLGYPYISSTTTRVVMVKGLAKFSLPELILARPGNVTIVGRLVDGAGEPIANATVSYYLDGKPVGNTSTRTDGGFSLRLGIPGIEEHVLSLRYPGSSNYSRASIDVTVVTVSLKVPEKVTGELGKPIRISGEIIGIENASLKAYVFPGKTYTANVVNGSFDFTIEPFQTVGERTVELRHGGRILKRITVEVVSPVRIELLTSEAKGEKTARLEFRVVNSVNDPVSGIHLNVSVNGLEMRAMTNGSGIAVLEIPVPEERTNATVIVTFGGSTYYLPASGRFHVIISKKRKIPWLYIGLIAAIGLALARYRLVRRKPAEKRQEKILKIIFNNGIPLFQEGETMEISVECDGEPELYVDGKPFGKGRDFRLTLTLGDHTIEARCGELVESARARVLPSYNDAVVEYYERCFLPWAKSSGVEVDELTPREIARALTDMMYPWEPVETLTEIFEKAKYSGERVSRDEFIRFYRSVLEVIGGGCVV; via the coding sequence ATGGTGGGGCGGAAATACATCGCATTTCTCACCCTCACACTGCTCTCCCTCCTCATTACCTCCGTCGTCCTGGGGCCGGCGCTCATCGAGGCTCCCCCCGAGACCAAGAGCATCGAGGAACTCCTCTCCCCAAAGCTTCCGCCCGGGAACGAGACCAACGAAACCGGGCCACCGATCGAGGTTCCTGTTTCTCCCCGCTTCGTTCTCCTGGTAACCGGCGCGGCCCACACACACTACCTCAGACTCAACGTCTACACCGACTACGTGGACGGAAGGTGGCTGACCAGGAACGCGACGGTGGTGCCGGGCAACACCATCGCCCCCCCTGAGATAAAAGTCCCCCACCACAGCGAAAGGGACAGGATCACGGTCACCTCTTTCCTGCCCCTCAGCGGAAACCTGTTCACGTCCCTCTACACGACCCGCGTTGACGGTGCCGGGGCCGAGGCGGTTCCGGAATACAACCTTTTCCGGACGGATCTGAACGTTACATCATACTCATTCTCCTCCATCAGCTACACCTTCGAGTGGCCCTACCTGCTCAACCTGACCGCCGGGAACATGACTGAGTACCTGTCCGCCCCCAACGAGACCCGGCTCGCCGAGCTGGCCGGGAGCATAACCCTCGGCTCGCTATCGGACTACGAGAAGGCCCTCAGAATAGCCAGATACCTGGCGAACAACTACAGGCACGTGGAAAACGCCACGCCCCCGGCCAACACGGACAGGCTGAGCTGGTTCCTGTTCGAGTCAAAGGAAGGGAGCTCCTACGATTTCGCCTCGGCCTTCGTAATCCTCGCCCGTCTGAGCGGCCTTCCCGCGAGGCTCGTCGAGGGGGCCTACATAGATGCCGTCCCCCAGACCCAGGTCGTGACCGAGAGGGACAGGCACTTCTGGGCGGAGGTTTACTTTAACGGGGCCGGGTGGCTGACCTTTGACCCCCTGCATCCCGACCCGAACGTTTACGTGCCGTTTGAGCTCAAAGTTTATCCCCCCAAGATGACGGTAAATCCCGGCTCGTCCGGAACCGTCACGGTGATGTTTGAACGCGTTGCGAGCGGAACCAACTCAACGGTCACAGTTGAGATTCCCTCCCTCGGGAGGATAGCCCTCATCAACGGGTCCGGGGTGTACGACATCACCGTCGGCCCCTTTGATGGGCCCGGCTATTATCCCGTCCTCGTCAGGGCATCTACAGATGCCGGAGCCCCGGCCTCACTGCTCCAAATTACCGCGGTAACCGTTCCCGGGGACATAACCGTCATACCGGACCAAGCAGCTGTTGGACTGCTGAAGGGAAGCCAGGTTACTCTTGGACTTCCGGTGCAGGGCGCCACACAGGACGTGAGGCTCAGCACAACATCCCCCCTCGTTGAAACGTGGTCCTGGTGGGGGACACCGGGAAGCGAGACCGGCATATACGTCAGGCTGGTCTCACCCCAGGAATACCCCCTCGGATGGCACATCGTGAACATGACCGTTATGAGCGGTTCAAAGGTATATCCGGTTCATATGCCGGTCTTCGTCATGGAATCAACCTCGGTCAGTGTGGACGTACCGAACACGCTCACCGCGGGCGATTCGCTCACAATAAACGGCACTGTGAGGGGAATTCCCGCAGGAGGAGCGCCAGCCACCGGAGAGGTCGCGGTGTTCCTGAACGATGGAAGGAGAAACATCCTGATAGGCCACGGGAACCTATCAAACGGAAGTTTTTCGCTCCCGGTCAGGATTCCGGGTAATCTGAAACCGGGGACGAAAAGCCTTGCGGTGTACTACATCGCCCCCCTGGGGTACCCCTACATCTCCTCAACCACCACGCGAGTCGTCATGGTAAAGGGGCTGGCAAAGTTCTCGCTGCCGGAACTGATACTGGCCAGGCCAGGAAACGTCACAATCGTAGGAAGGCTCGTCGATGGGGCCGGAGAGCCGATAGCCAACGCCACCGTGAGTTACTACCTCGACGGGAAGCCCGTCGGGAACACGAGCACCCGCACCGACGGAGGGTTCTCCCTGAGGCTCGGCATCCCCGGGATAGAGGAGCACGTCCTGAGCCTGAGGTATCCGGGGAGCTCAAACTACTCACGGGCATCCATTGACGTCACCGTTGTGACCGTTAGCCTGAAGGTACCGGAGAAAGTCACGGGTGAACTCGGAAAGCCCATCAGGATAAGTGGGGAAATCATCGGGATTGAAAACGCCAGCCTTAAAGCCTACGTGTTCCCTGGCAAGACGTACACCGCCAACGTCGTCAACGGAAGCTTCGATTTCACGATTGAGCCCTTCCAGACCGTCGGCGAGAGGACGGTGGAGCTGAGGCACGGTGGCAGGATTCTCAAGAGGATAACCGTCGAGGTGGTCTCCCCGGTTAGGATAGAACTGCTGACGTCGGAGGCGAAGGGCGAAAAAACCGCCCGGCTGGAGTTCCGGGTTGTGAACTCGGTCAACGACCCCGTTAGCGGTATCCACCTCAACGTCAGCGTGAACGGCCTTGAGATGCGCGCAATGACCAACGGCTCAGGTATAGCCGTCCTTGAGATACCCGTGCCCGAGGAAAGAACCAACGCCACCGTCATCGTTACCTTCGGGGGCTCCACCTACTACCTGCCCGCGAGCGGAAGGTTTCACGTGATAATCTCCAAAAAGCGGAAAATCCCCTGGCTTTACATCGGCTTGATAGCGGCAATCGGCCTAGCACTCGCCAGATATCGGCTCGTAAGGAGAAAACCTGCTGAAAAAAGGCAAGAAAAAATCCTGAAGATAATATTCAACAACGGCATACCCCTGTTTCAGGAGGGCGAGACGATGGAGATAAGCGTGGAGTGCGACGGTGAACCGGAGCTGTACGTCGACGGCAAACCTTTCGGAAAGGGGCGGGACTTCAGGCTGACCCTTACCCTTGGAGACCACACGATAGAGGCCCGCTGCGGAGAGCTCGTGGAGAGCGCGAGGGCCAGGGTGCTTCCCAGCTACAACGACGCCGTGGTGGAGTACTACGAGAGGTGCTTCCTTCCCTGGGCGAAAAGCTCCGGAGTGGAGGTGGACGAGCTGACGCCCAGGGAGATAGCGAGGGCTTTAACGGACATGATGTACCCCTGGGAGCCGGTGGAGACCCTCACTGAGATATTTGAGAAGGCCAAGTACAGCGGGGAGAGGGTCTCAAGGGACGAGTTCATACGCTTCTACCGCTCGGTGCTCGAAGTGATAGGGGGTGGCTGTGTTGTTTAA
- a CDS encoding DUF58 domain-containing protein — MKRSLMGYVLWALILGTAFLSPGMVGLAIVPLSLLALAMLVDPPRGVKVRRKLSRHEISLGEEVEIRVEVTVEKGLGLVVVRDRLPKNVALTAGNNVGVFFKGLKPLRRSYTYRIRPVLRGFYTLPRSEVTTRNPLGTRYIWGLYGEELRLRAVPKVVRAVPIAETRRKAKISVPETSFSIRGPISTDFKEIRDYQTGDPVKLINWKATARMGRVLVNEFEREGKKTVLFIVDAREGMKIGPESESPYEHAMNLVASMAHRFLRKDYHVGLYLLGTRKFLPPATGPRQLHTIVKTMMDFERVRTGEESFADAVERLKRILVQYSPLVIYVSNVLERTSGETKRGVLTVMAVHRGKTRPVMVDISVYPALDPKTGTLIEMEKRAIIRELEGTGAYVVRWLPGREEIGGVLSKLLGEIR; from the coding sequence ATGAAGAGGAGCCTGATGGGATACGTCCTCTGGGCCCTGATCCTTGGAACGGCCTTCCTCTCGCCGGGGATGGTGGGTCTGGCCATAGTGCCCCTCTCCCTGCTGGCCCTGGCGATGCTCGTTGACCCCCCAAGAGGGGTGAAGGTGAGGAGAAAGCTCTCAAGGCACGAGATAAGTCTCGGAGAGGAGGTCGAGATTAGGGTAGAGGTCACGGTGGAAAAGGGCCTCGGTCTCGTCGTCGTCAGGGACAGGCTTCCAAAGAACGTCGCCCTCACCGCCGGAAACAACGTGGGGGTCTTCTTCAAGGGACTCAAGCCGCTGAGGAGGAGCTACACCTACAGAATAAGGCCCGTACTCCGGGGCTTTTACACGCTGCCGAGGAGCGAGGTGACCACGAGGAACCCGCTGGGCACGAGGTACATCTGGGGGCTGTACGGTGAGGAGCTCAGACTAAGGGCCGTTCCAAAGGTCGTCAGGGCCGTTCCAATAGCAGAAACCAGAAGGAAGGCAAAGATAAGCGTCCCGGAAACCAGCTTCTCGATAAGGGGGCCGATATCGACCGATTTCAAGGAGATCAGGGACTACCAGACCGGTGACCCGGTAAAGCTCATAAACTGGAAGGCCACCGCGAGGATGGGACGGGTGCTCGTCAACGAGTTCGAAAGGGAGGGCAAGAAGACCGTCCTCTTCATAGTGGACGCGAGGGAGGGCATGAAGATTGGCCCCGAGAGCGAGAGCCCGTACGAGCACGCCATGAACCTCGTCGCATCCATGGCACATCGCTTCCTGAGGAAGGACTATCACGTAGGCCTCTACCTCCTCGGCACGAGGAAGTTCCTCCCGCCGGCCACGGGGCCGAGGCAGCTCCACACGATTGTGAAGACGATGATGGACTTTGAGAGGGTTCGGACGGGAGAGGAGAGCTTTGCCGATGCCGTTGAGAGACTGAAGAGGATACTCGTGCAGTACAGCCCCCTCGTCATCTACGTCTCCAACGTCCTCGAAAGGACAAGCGGCGAAACCAAGAGGGGGGTTCTCACAGTAATGGCCGTTCATAGGGGCAAAACCCGGCCTGTGATGGTGGACATCTCGGTCTACCCTGCCCTGGACCCGAAAACCGGCACCCTTATCGAGATGGAGAAGAGGGCCATAATCAGGGAGCTTGAGGGCACCGGGGCATACGTCGTTCGCTGGCTTCCGGGAAGGGAGGAGATTGGAGGGGTGCTGAGCAAGCTCCTGGGGGAGATAAGATGA
- a CDS encoding DUF257 family protein, producing the protein MLVEYSAVSSPELLLYLMCRRCENVESPVLIDDISDTFSEYVIRLELMGLDTEPLMEIPVIKIGGNREFGNVVGRVEVDKYSLDFKYYGKIYDKVVPEKVVCNPVLGIHKLFVALERQEVIRLVRNISTFVGRKSRFAFYFINRDVMERKNPELLPLLEETASTVLQWEAGKGKYRLRALKAANDEILGSVVSMSFKDILGA; encoded by the coding sequence GTGCTCGTTGAGTACAGCGCGGTGTCATCCCCAGAACTCCTCCTCTACCTCATGTGCCGCAGATGCGAGAACGTGGAGAGCCCGGTTCTTATTGACGATATCTCGGATACCTTTTCGGAGTACGTAATTCGACTCGAACTCATGGGTCTGGATACGGAGCCTCTTATGGAGATCCCTGTGATAAAGATTGGAGGCAACAGGGAGTTCGGCAACGTCGTCGGTAGGGTTGAGGTGGACAAGTACTCCCTCGACTTCAAGTACTACGGCAAGATATACGACAAGGTCGTTCCGGAAAAGGTCGTGTGCAACCCGGTTCTGGGCATACACAAGCTCTTCGTGGCCCTTGAGAGGCAGGAGGTGATAAGGCTCGTTCGCAACATATCAACGTTCGTGGGCAGGAAGAGCCGCTTCGCCTTCTATTTCATAAACCGGGACGTTATGGAGCGGAAGAACCCAGAACTCCTGCCGCTCCTTGAGGAAACCGCCAGCACGGTGCTCCAGTGGGAGGCGGGCAAGGGGAAGTACAGGCTCAGGGCCCTGAAGGCGGCGAACGACGAAATCCTGGGCTCTGTGGTGTCCATGAGCTTCAAGGACATACTCGGAGCGTGA
- a CDS encoding TldD/PmbA family protein has translation METLIGILERENVEWELYWELGRGGSFRIERERLDRSQRKFHSGIGLRIGYRGRLGFSYITGLNHDRKTLEGFVKRTIKLARVSEVPFVGFPSPSKVPRVEKLYDRRIDEIPFEEAHSLAEEFASRMRELKEESTTLSGSMALAVSTYGIANSNGVWLEAKGTGMSVSAYAVKKDGKTGSGSYYQAYRSLQPFEELETAIISAIEEVRLSHSAGKMEPHSGEILLEPEAFRAVLGIFLENLSGDSVYHGRSRFSRLGEEVASEGLTVVDDATVPGGVGSFPFDGEGNPGERTVLVEDGITRSFLLDETYARFLNLRSTGNAVRDFRTTPHIGTSNVLVAPGDENLADFNGIVVRKVFGEHTANPVSGDFSLTVELGYVVKDGKVVPFRDNMLVGNAFQFLRSLRGIGRKIARKGSFYSPRVLGIARLV, from the coding sequence ATGGAGACCCTAATCGGCATACTCGAACGCGAGAACGTCGAATGGGAACTTTACTGGGAGCTGGGGAGAGGGGGCTCCTTCAGGATAGAACGCGAGAGGCTCGACCGCTCCCAGAGGAAGTTCCACTCCGGCATAGGGCTGCGCATAGGTTACAGGGGACGGCTCGGCTTTTCCTACATAACAGGTCTGAACCACGATAGGAAAACTCTTGAGGGATTTGTAAAGCGGACGATAAAGCTCGCCAGGGTTAGCGAGGTGCCCTTCGTTGGCTTTCCCTCCCCCTCGAAGGTGCCCCGCGTTGAGAAGCTCTACGACAGAAGGATAGATGAGATTCCCTTTGAGGAGGCCCACTCCCTCGCGGAGGAGTTCGCCTCAAGGATGAGGGAACTGAAGGAGGAGTCTACCACCCTCTCTGGCTCGATGGCCCTCGCGGTAAGTACCTACGGGATAGCGAACTCCAACGGGGTTTGGCTTGAGGCCAAGGGCACCGGAATGAGCGTCTCGGCCTATGCCGTGAAGAAAGATGGAAAAACCGGCTCCGGTTCGTATTATCAGGCCTACCGCTCCCTTCAGCCCTTTGAGGAGCTTGAGACGGCGATAATCTCCGCCATCGAAGAGGTCCGGCTCAGCCACAGCGCCGGGAAGATGGAGCCTCATTCCGGGGAAATCCTCCTCGAACCCGAAGCCTTCCGCGCCGTTCTTGGGATATTCCTCGAAAACCTGTCGGGCGATAGCGTTTATCACGGCAGGAGCCGCTTTTCGAGGCTCGGTGAGGAGGTGGCCTCGGAGGGGCTTACGGTAGTTGACGATGCGACCGTCCCCGGCGGTGTTGGAAGTTTTCCTTTTGATGGAGAGGGCAATCCGGGTGAGAGGACGGTTCTGGTCGAGGATGGCATCACACGCTCCTTCCTTCTCGACGAGACCTACGCCCGCTTCCTGAATCTGAGGAGCACGGGCAACGCGGTTAGGGACTTCAGAACAACCCCGCACATAGGGACGAGCAACGTGCTGGTAGCTCCAGGCGATGAGAACCTCGCGGACTTTAACGGAATCGTCGTGAGAAAGGTGTTCGGTGAGCACACCGCCAACCCTGTGAGCGGAGACTTCTCGCTAACCGTTGAGCTGGGCTACGTTGTTAAGGACGGCAAGGTAGTCCCGTTCAGGGACAACATGCTGGTCGGTAACGCCTTCCAGTTCCTCCGTTCACTCCGGGGAATCGGGCGTAAGATAGCCAGAAAGGGCTCCTTTTATTCCCCAAGGGTTCTTGGAATTGCCAGATTGGTGTAG
- a CDS encoding AAA family ATPase translates to MMEIKEAFETLNAIVDRISDVFVGNEIVVRKTLAAALVNGNVLFEDYPGLGKTLLAKAFGKVLGLKYTRVQFTPDLLPADILGTKVWRQNLGTFELIKGPIFTHVLLADEINRAPPKTQSALLEAMEERQVTIEGETFTLERPFFVIATQNPIEFEGTYPLPEAQLDRFLLRLRVGYPKSLEDEVAILEARLNWGKDDPTVDMKALIDRETFVRMQELVEKGIFISRDLLRYIAELVRNARADERVEAGPSPRGGIALMKVAKANALLEGRDFVLPDDVKAYAVDALAHRIVIKPEYAFEGVSGEEIVREALKKTPVPKGEEK, encoded by the coding sequence ATGATGGAGATTAAGGAGGCGTTTGAAACCCTCAATGCAATCGTTGACAGGATTTCCGACGTGTTTGTTGGCAATGAGATCGTTGTCAGGAAGACTCTAGCTGCTGCTCTTGTTAACGGGAATGTTCTTTTTGAGGATTATCCTGGCTTGGGAAAAACGTTGCTGGCGAAGGCCTTTGGAAAAGTCTTGGGCTTGAAGTACACGCGCGTCCAATTCACTCCAGACTTACTGCCCGCGGACATTCTCGGCACGAAAGTCTGGCGTCAAAACCTGGGAACTTTCGAACTCATTAAAGGCCCAATCTTCACGCACGTGCTTTTGGCTGATGAAATCAACCGCGCACCACCAAAGACTCAGAGTGCCCTCCTGGAGGCGATGGAGGAGCGGCAGGTGACGATTGAAGGTGAAACATTCACGCTGGAGAGGCCTTTCTTCGTCATCGCCACACAGAATCCAATCGAGTTCGAGGGGACTTACCCCCTGCCAGAGGCTCAACTGGATCGTTTCCTGCTCCGCCTGCGCGTGGGCTACCCGAAGAGTTTGGAGGATGAGGTGGCCATTCTTGAGGCGCGCTTGAACTGGGGGAAGGACGACCCGACGGTCGACATGAAGGCTTTAATTGACCGCGAGACCTTCGTGAGAATGCAGGAGCTTGTTGAAAAGGGCATCTTCATCAGCAGGGACTTGCTGAGGTACATTGCTGAACTCGTGCGGAATGCCCGCGCTGATGAGCGGGTTGAAGCCGGACCGAGTCCTCGCGGGGGCATTGCGTTGATGAAGGTTGCGAAGGCTAATGCATTGCTTGAGGGGAGGGATTTTGTTTTGCCGGATGATGTGAAGGCTTACGCGGTTGATGCTCTCGCTCACAGGATTGTGATTAAGCCGGAGTACGCTTTTGAGGGTGTGAGTGGTGAGGAAATCGTCCGCGAGGCTCTGAAGAAAACACCCGTACCCAAAGGCGAAGAAAAATGA
- a CDS encoding PH domain-containing protein, with protein MTEKLPKAAGKVLEPGEEVLFTVRKKVSLEKPKWLLITDRRIIYLDEKVLGRYEVKAIPYQKLEEVKVELGVVSSEFLIKGEENIRLKLGWMNKEQARKTINAIKDALNAIAIEPVTIEVKKGLTHETWKLKKPKELVSRVVPGGTTVQHQPAVEKKEDPIEKLKKLKELYDMGVISQEEYEEKRKKLLEQI; from the coding sequence ATGACCGAGAAATTGCCTAAGGCAGCCGGGAAGGTTCTCGAACCCGGAGAGGAGGTTCTCTTCACAGTCAGGAAGAAGGTGAGCCTTGAGAAGCCCAAGTGGCTTTTGATAACCGACAGGAGGATAATATACCTGGATGAAAAGGTTCTCGGAAGGTACGAGGTGAAGGCCATCCCGTACCAGAAGCTGGAGGAGGTTAAGGTCGAGCTGGGGGTTGTGTCCTCGGAGTTTCTCATAAAGGGTGAGGAGAACATAAGGCTCAAGCTCGGCTGGATGAACAAGGAGCAGGCCAGGAAGACAATAAACGCCATAAAGGACGCCCTCAACGCGATAGCCATCGAGCCGGTGACCATAGAGGTCAAAAAGGGCCTCACCCACGAGACGTGGAAGCTCAAGAAGCCGAAGGAGCTGGTTAGCAGGGTCGTTCCCGGGGGAACCACCGTACAGCATCAGCCCGCGGTGGAAAAGAAGGAAGATCCCATCGAGAAGCTCAAGAAGCTGAAGGAGCTCTACGACATGGGCGTGATAAGCCAGGAGGAGTACGAGGAAAAGAGAAAGAAGCTACTCGAACAGATTTAA
- a CDS encoding BtpA/SgcQ family protein, whose amino-acid sequence MDFERKPLIGMVHLRSLPGSYLYDGNFDAVIESALRDAKTLEKAGFDAVMVENFGDVPFPKVVDKTTVAAFTAVAKAIRDEVSVPLGINVLRNDGIAAYSIAYAVKADFIRVNVLSGVAYTDQGVIEGIAHELARLRKLLPSRIEVFADVHVKHAVHFFDFEDAIRDTVERGLADAIVVSGKATGKPVDIEKLALAKRVSPVPVVVGSGTSVENLPSLWKYADAFIVGTSIKREGKVENEVSRERARKLVELARNLRKASP is encoded by the coding sequence ATGGACTTCGAGAGAAAGCCCCTCATAGGGATGGTTCACCTCAGGTCTCTCCCGGGCTCCTACCTGTACGACGGGAACTTTGATGCCGTCATCGAGTCCGCCCTGAGGGACGCCAAGACGTTAGAAAAAGCGGGCTTTGACGCGGTAATGGTGGAAAACTTCGGCGACGTCCCGTTTCCAAAGGTGGTCGATAAAACCACCGTCGCGGCCTTTACTGCCGTGGCTAAGGCAATCCGCGATGAGGTGAGCGTTCCCCTCGGAATAAACGTTCTCCGCAATGACGGGATCGCCGCTTACTCCATAGCCTACGCCGTCAAGGCCGACTTCATAAGGGTGAACGTGCTGAGCGGTGTAGCTTACACAGACCAGGGCGTAATCGAGGGCATCGCCCACGAGCTGGCGAGGCTCAGAAAGCTCCTTCCAAGCAGAATAGAGGTTTTCGCCGACGTCCACGTCAAGCACGCGGTCCACTTCTTCGACTTCGAGGATGCCATAAGGGACACCGTCGAGAGGGGCCTTGCCGATGCCATAGTTGTGAGTGGGAAGGCAACCGGAAAGCCAGTTGATATCGAGAAGCTCGCCCTGGCAAAGAGGGTCTCCCCCGTGCCGGTGGTGGTTGGCTCCGGGACGAGCGTTGAGAACCTCCCGTCGCTCTGGAAGTACGCCGATGCCTTCATAGTCGGCACCTCAATAAAGCGCGAGGGCAAGGTCGAGAACGAGGTTTCCCGTGAAAGAGCCAGAAAACTGGTGGAACTGGCGAGAAATCTTCGGAAGGCTTCTCCCTAA